One Bombus affinis isolate iyBomAffi1 chromosome 10, iyBomAffi1.2, whole genome shotgun sequence genomic window, AGTCAATGGGATCAATAATTTGGACGAATATTGCAAATATGTCATGTTACGGGTCCTACAGAGGAAAGTTGAATTGTACATTATGCACAAAtgtaacataaaataaaatgaactgTGGGAAAATAAATATCATTAACATTAGTTTATTAATGTTTGTACAAAGCAAATTTGCTATACTAACTGTTTATATGCTATCAATTCCCTATTGTTTATCATGTCCTTACTGTTCTTTGTAATAATCAATGTTTTCATCATAATTGTCAATTGTCATCAAAATTGTTTTCTGTGAAATCATCATAATCATTTCCAAGATCATCATTGTCACTTTGTTCTTCAGaatcataaataaaattatctactcgatattttctctttttctgttCTTTTCGTCTTTGATATAAAAATTGCTTAAACTCATTCTGTTGTTCCATATCAGTTACAAAATTTGAGCTATTTCTTATATCTGATGTAGAATATGAATTTGAGGATGGCAtgttttctatttgttttatcGTAAATTTTTTTGGTTTATTTAATGAGGATTTTATCTGcaaaaaagagaaatattcttacatattatattaataatcatagctattgtacatatgtacataatatACCTGAGACATAATTCGGAAATGATCTAATCCAAATACATCATGTCTCATTACTGGTAAAGTAATACTAATGTTATCGTTTTCAACATTTCCAACATTTTGATTAACATCAGAAGTTTCAGAAGCAGTAATGGTCTGTTGTATAGCATCTGAATATGGACTAGATACATAATCTTCCCCAAAGTCCATAATCTTCAATTTTTGTTCTACTTCCCGTAAAGTACTTATACCTTTACATTTGACAAATTGAATAGGAGGTACAACCCCTATAACACGGAGTTGAGATAATTCATGCCTCAATTGAGAGGCACATTTTTTTAAAAGTTCTTGTATGTCATTATTCTCAGTATTATTGTCTATCCAATATACATTAATGAGTTTAAAATCTGCAGTTACTTTAACATGAGAAATCTCTATATTCTTATTTAGAATCTCAGGAACTATTTCTCCAGTTGACATTAAATCTGTAATATACTTCATAAAAACCTTATTTAGAACAATCATCCTTCGCACTGTATATATAGAAAGTTTACTTGTTGGAGTTGCATGTACATAAGGATTTATGTTATCATCGATTGAATTCCTGTTTACAAATAAAACAATCACCATTTAGTTAAAATAagattaagaaataataaataaaatctatATCTGCTTAGAAAATGTAGAGTGTACTACCTTTTTGGTTTGTTtttgtttataattttattcataaattttGCTTGTTTCACTATATTATATTTTGTGCTGTCAGTAAAAATGTGTCGAAAAATTTGTTTTACTGTTGATATTTccatattttgtattttgttgTAGAGATGTATTTTTCGTGACACAATACGATATTGTATTGAAAACATTGCTTTACATATTAATTCACATaagtaatttaaatataaaacaaaagcactctttttatgaaaataatataaaattattagatTTATTACAAATTGCTGTTACAACAAATTTTGTATACTTACTATGAATGTTTTGAGGTTATGTATTTCATTTGTGTATCCTTTAACTGTTAACTAATCCAGTAAAAATAAATTGAtgtctattatttaaatataacctactttttttaatataattttatgtttatgtttTACTTTAGGGAACACAAAATTATTGACTTTTTCTGCTTGCAATGTTATAGTTTTCGATGttccaaattaaaaaataaattttaaaaatataagtaTATAAGTTTCCCAAAGATGGGCAAAGATCGCAAAAGCTTGTATTTCTTAAATGATTTCTAAAATGATGAGTTAAATCTCTAATTTCGTGTGAACTACATCATATCCCATTTGGAATAAAAGTCCAGATatcgagagagagaaaagcaatCGACTTAGTGTGGAATCACCTTTTGTTTTGTATTACTAAGGTTAGAGAAAAGTCATGTAATCAATCTTAACATTTTCTAACCTATAAATCTCTGAATATTAATTTGCTTTTACATAATCGAGTCACCTTTAATTGTCATTAATGTCCATTATATtagattaaaaatattgtaaataaaaaggaaaaatgtaacaattattatagatttctttatatttttaaaaatactttttatatgtaaaatttttaataaaataattaaattgcaggtgtatatttataaaaagtttGTGTCTAAAACTACAGAATGTACAATATATGTAAAAATGTGTAAAATATTCGTagtatttgttataatattttgaGGGTGAAACACATCTCCAATTAAATTCCATCCCCTTAGTCGTGattataaagatatgaatttgcataaagatTCACAGTAATATTAGAGCAGATGTAACATATAAAATTTTCGccttttatttttctaatttacttTCGAATTACAATACTATGTACACATAaactatttaataattattatatgccAATAAAACTCtttacaatttcttttttatctaaAAGAAGTCATTAGAGGAACTGCCGTATGTGTATGAGAAGCAAGATCTCTTCCTCGCCGAACTATATTGTTCTAGTTCGAAAACTTTTCAAGTACACTATTTGTGCTGTAAACTGTCATGCGTAATAACGATACCGAAAATATTGTTATTACAATCGCGTTACGACTTCTCTTCGAGATAATCGACTCGTTTTTTACTTacaaattttttacaaaattcttttttgttccgcatttatgaaaaatttctggGACAAATGAGAGCTTTCCTTTAAACCCTAAGTCATTTAAATATCGATCTaatcttaataataatattatctgTAATTTAATATGTATTGTTTGACAATAAAAAGACAAATTTAATGAGATCaaatgtaaaatttgaaaaagaaaaagaaaaagaaaaaagaacgctTACATCCTAACATTACGCACCTAGTTAGGTGTGATCGGAAATTGAAAAAGTCTCAGTTCACGAAACAAACGAAATCTCCGAGACACGCGAATAACTTATTATAATCGAAAGAtcaaacaatatatatatgtatacatcaaATGATCGtacatttaattaaatatcacCCAGATCGTATTTGCATGCTTCGAGCATTCGACTGCCTTTGTAGCATGTTTAAATCTActggtaaaataaaatttctttaacgTCTATGACCATAACTCTTACAAATtcatcatatattatatataagttaatatatataattgtaaaGATAGTACATAGCTTGATTAAAATATCACTGTGATCAGCGATATCAATAAAAGTCAGAATCATTTCCAGTATAACACGAAAATCGAACGATTCATCCATAATCATCAATTGATAGACACGTAATATATGTTTTTCGTATCTTCTCTATTAACATGTGATATGGAATACTTACACAacgaaaatataatatttaaaattaaactaCATCTAAGGAAGAAGTGCTAAGAAAATgcccaaattaacttttttacaTCCCGGAACTACTGCCTTTGAAACAATGCTTAAAATAACTTTCTTTCAATTAAAttcattgaaataattaaaaaagcgCACTGGAAATAAAATTCTGGCTTTACCTAATATGATATTATCCTATTCCTACGTACGATCAGTTATTACACGGCCTTTTTCTCTGTTTCTAACATGATCATACCTGAGAACATTTCGAGCGaacatttcatttattttaagcCACACAGCCAAGAAACAAAAATTCGACTTCAAAATGATTGTTCCTATTTgtttgattttttaattaattattttttattcaatgAGAACGAAGACGTCTCAAAAAAATAGTTTTCCTTTCATTACCCATATTTTCAATAAGTTATTTTAACGTTCAATTAAATTCTCTTATTGATTTTGCGTACGTCGTTCGCCAATTATGTTTTCCAATTTACGCGCAACAAATGTAGTTGTTTTTTTGATCGGAGATGGTCCTCCATCTGACATCTCCACGTCGGTTTCATCCGTTAAAAGTCGCTTGCCCACAGATCTTTTCGGGTCGACAGAAATCATCATTTTATTAATAGCCTCCAAATCCTATAAATAAGaacaaaatatgtataatacaattataatacgtataatacgatttaacaataaaattttacatAAGAAATATGCAATTTTAATTTACCTTAGCAGGACTACGACTAAAGCAATAACTAAGTTGTGGTGCTGGAGAAGCAGAAATAGCTTTCGGATCTAATGTACGTGTCATAATACTACTGGTGACACGTCTCACCGGTGAACTCGCGGGAGGTTTCCCTTTCGGTAGTGGACTTAATGATAGATTCATTACGCTTCCGCGTGCTAGTCCTAACTTATTCGCCACTTCTTTCACCTGTGGTACGTATACTGTattgtaaaatttaattaaatcccCACGTGTTTCTTCTCCGAAGTTCTGCGAAGTCCCAGCCATGTTTGTAGGTGTAGGAGGTGCCGCATTGGTTTCTTTATCGGATACATCTTTCTGCCCGATCTCTTCGTTATTCTTCTGTAATTCGCCGGACGGTGTTTTGGCTATAAGTACTGATCTATATATGTGAGATTCTGCTTGTGGTTGTAATCGATAACATCGCATGATTTCAGTGAACGAATTCTTCTCCATCTTTGCCAATTTGCATATGACGTAAATTGCACACATTAAAATTTGATCTAAGTGACGGTCCTTCATTAATTCTGTTCGTTCCTTAATAGAGTACTCAAAGATTGTCCATATCTTCTTCTTTAAATCGATGTCCATTATTTCTAACGAACCGCATAAATCTAGCATGCGTACACTAGCTAGATTATAGAATTTCCTGAAAAATAGTGCGACAGAACCCGTTCGTTTTGGTTTTGCTGGCTCTCTGTTAACTGCTACAGTTTGCATCGGAGTACCTGTAGATTGTACACTAGATGATCTTGGAACTGTAATTTGTTCAGGTAAGAGAAGTATTCTTGAATTGCCATCAATGGTCAAAACTTTTGATGGTAAAACACTTTGACCTGTCACTCGTAAGACGCTTTGTCCACCGATTCTAGTGTCAGGAAATAGACGTTTCTTAGCTACACCAGATGCTGCAACAGGAGACTGAAATCTTTCTGAAGCAGAGGAAATAGGGCTTTGTTGAACATCGTGATGAGTACCACGGTCCAAAGCAATTCTTCTCAATACGGGTTGTCCTGGAATATTTGGGTCAACAGTTTCCAACATGCCTGGTAAAGAAACTTCTTCGCAGCTTGGTACACCTTCAGGCGTGGATTGAATGGCACCCCACAAAGGACTATCACTTTGCCATGCAAGTGATTCTAATATCTTTTCCTCTATTTGATTCAAATGCTTTACAACATCGCGTGATAATTGATTTTCCGCTCTAACTATAATTTCTATCACTTTATAGAAATAGTAGGCATCTAAACTCAAGGCGTTCAAAATCCAAGGGAAGATTTTGTCATTGCTTTTATACGAGTAAATGACTATCTCTAAGCAACAGGCAAATAAGCACTGAATAAAGATTTCTTTCGTGAGAAGATTCTATAACATACCAAGATAAGATATTATTCATCTACTGatttagtttatttaaattttaaatcacTAATCAACATACCGTAACGTCATAATTTGGTTTTTTGCGTTTCTCGTCATTTAAAATCATTTCTAGAAGTCTATAGAAAAGGGTTTGACCTAAATAAAGTCTCATCTTCCCAAAATCTGACGTGGTATCATTTGCGTTTGTACTTTTGTTGTAGTTGGCGCAAAATAGTTCTCCAAGCTCTTTGACTTTCGTCTCGACGAGCGTCTTTACGTCTTGAGAGCAACTATTTAAGATTTGCAACAAATTTTCGCTTGGTGATGTTTGACCTGCTAACATAGCTTGGAGTCGAATTACACTCTGCGTTGCAGTGGATACTGGTGTCACATTAGTAATATCTTTTGGTCTGAGGTAACTGCGTCCGGTTAATGGAGTGGGTGGAGCTAAGTGTTGTATCTGCTATAAAcattaaatatacataaattttttacaacaaaaatttgtttaaaattgcaaggtttataaaaatgataaatgcatatatataattattttaatacttaCTCCGCTATATTGTTCTTTCTTCATTTGAAACTGTTCATGAAGATCACCAACATTCATCATCTGTGTAGGTGAACCAATGTTATTACTGGCATCATGAcctgaaatgaaataaaattatgtataatatttgcaacatattaatattccatttttCAAGTATTTTGGGATAAATTATATACAACTATCTTATAAACAATTTAGAATTTATATGCATTCATGCCAGAGCCTTATGCTATTTACTACCAAGCTTATTAGTTTCTTATAGCAGCTTTCCATGTACTATAAACCTACCTCTCATGAAAATACGTTTAGATAATTTAGCATGATAAGCTATATCTCCTCCAACAATTTCCAAACTTGATATTCCATTTAATTTCACTCTTCTCCAATCAGCTATACCACAATCAAGATAAAGCAGACACAAATTGATTAACAGcaagaaatgaaaattattcaaaaagACAAAATAAAGATTATTAGGTTATTATCTGTCCtttattaaaaaatgcaaaTCAAAAAAACATAAGCAAATCTATAAAATAACCTTACTAGTTttatacaaataattacagtaatGTCCCAGAAAATTTTCACAGATTCATTAAGAATCTACATGTTGTGATAAAAGGATAACTATATTAATTTTGTGATTGATTATTTTGCAAGTCAAAGTAATAAGCTATTACTTAGTGACTAAAAGAATCAACTGAATGAATCTGCTTCTCATTCTCTTTCATTTCTTGTTCTTTTCCACTCATAAGAAAACACGCTTGCGCTTGAAGCATTATTGTATATACAAATAGGAAAATTTGCTATTTATGAACAttctaaataaaaatagaaataatagaaTATCATTTTATCTGAATTTGTAATTTCATACATATATGATaagttatattaattaatataggataaaataaataataagatcCATATCTTACTCAAATTTATGATTTACAAGCAACCTATGTTTATGAAAGCAAAAATGTATAACAACAAACATACAGGCATACAGTTAAGAGCACTATTTTATTTACAAGCATTGTTTCCTTAGTAGTAAGCGAGTTTAAAAGCTATAAAAAAGGTTAATATAAAgtaacaacaaaaaaaaaattacctAAGAAAATCCTTTCATCAAAGTCTCCAACACTTAGTACATGTTGTTCATACACTCTGTTGATAGCTTTGCTATTTCCATCAAAATATAAAGCTTCTAAAATACCAGAGAAATTTGTCTGATCACCACGTAGAACTCTTTCACTGAACAATTTATTAATATGATTTTTCAGATAATATTCCTTAATTACTTTAGCTTCAACAGCAATAGCTTCATGACGTTCACATAATAAACTAACAATACAATTTGCTGTTTGTGGTGGAGTATAATTTTCATCATTAAAATTTGATGGTAAAcctgttaaaaaatatataagtaaaaatCTATTTCTTCTTGCATACATAACCAGCATATATTTACCAGGAAAATTAGGATTTAATAGGTCCTTCCTGTTAGCCAACAAAGCATTGCTATATATAAGATCGCAACACACTAGGAGAAGATGGTAAGAATTAACTAAATCATCAGAGATATCTGGAAATGCTCCctttatacaaataaataatgtCCAACAAAATTCAAATACTCTTGCAGGTGTACAAGGCATTGCTTTGTGTCTCCTTGATCTTGGTGGCCGTGAAATATCATCTACAGGATCTTTAAATATGTCAGTAAATATTGGCTGATACTTTTTGAATATAACCATTGACACTGCAAAGTTTCCTTCAAGTTTCTCAATCTTTGAACGAAAATCTTGCGACATATTGGCCATGTCAGCCCAAGATTTACTTTTTGTAAAAAACTGTATTAAAGGAAGATTACACAATTGTAATAAACGTGTCAATGAAACACAATTTCCTTCTACATTAGTACCAGTCTTCCCAACAGTAGGTATAGATGACTTACGGCAAGCTACATATAATGCACACCCTATCCAATGTAACTGATCACCCTGAAAAAACAGAGAGGAATTTCTATGCGTGCATGATTACATAgatacatgtatacatattacttttaaaaaatatacacataaatcttatatagaattttataaataacagTAGACAAAAGTAAATTACATTGTAAGACATTGAtgaatgaaataatatttaaaatcagtGTCAATTTTTAAATAGTAGAGGATCAAATTATGGTAGTTTTACATCAGGTTCTTCCATGAATTAACTATTGTGTTTGaataaaaatactttatatGAGCAACTAACATTTAGTCTTATTGTTTTAAATTGGTGCGCTTTAATCGGTTGAGTAAAACAAACCGCGAATTCAATAACGTTAAACATTGAGCAGGGGAGTTAAACGATTTGTATATTGCAGATAAACAGCAAAAGAAACATATTTTCGATTTGTAGTTCAAAGATGAAGAAACTACGTTAATTAATCTGAAACAATGAATAGAATGCGAAATGATTAAGATAATGAGTAATTCAAAAAATACCTCAAGAGTATAATTTTGTCGAATAGTCTCATAAGATTTCCAAGCTTCAGATGCAGCAGTCGCATCCATATTCAATTTCTGACACAAATCTTGATGTCTACTGTAAGTAGAGTCTTCTACATCGTCTGACTGCCCCATTTTTATCTAAAAACTTGAGAAAAACCACAAAAAAACACGATTAATTTATACTGATATATAAGTGAGGTGCGCCATACGAGAGCTCCGTGAGGGCTTGGCGGGAAACGACACGAGCTCCGCCATATTTGCCATGTTGGCGGGAAATGTAGAATAGCAATTATAAGAAAAAAATCCTTAGGTCGATTTTGCacgaaaatttaatatattccgCAACTGactaattttcaaaataatgtattttatgcaatatatcttggATTACAGGAAGAATGAGAAAATGTCCGTTTAAAAAAATCCTAAGCATTAAATACGAATTGGTAGTTTTTACAATCTTTGAAACAATGAAACCAAAATGGGCGGCAAAATTTTCGGAcaagatttttttaattttagagGAGTATAACGTATTGTTTCTTATTTATAAATGTTATCAtacgtataaataataaattgatcaAGATTCATTTATGTGTTAAATTATTCATTAATAGAATCCACGAAATTTTTATTAGGATACTACGTATTATCCAATCAAAAGTCAAAATCTTACtttttgtaatttaaaatgATGTGTTCTTATTGGTCTTCTATagtgaaatatatacatatgtaaatatttgTGCACTTGCATTTCCTATGAAAAAGTAT contains:
- the LOC126920831 gene encoding retinoblastoma-like protein 1 isoform X2, giving the protein MGQSDDVEDSTYSRHQDLCQKLNMDATAASEAWKSYETIRQNYTLEGDQLHWIGCALYVACRKSSIPTVGKTGTNVEGNCVSLTRLLQLCNLPLIQFFTKSKSWADMANMSQDFRSKIEKLEGNFAVSMVIFKKYQPIFTDIFKDPVDDISRPPRSRRHKAMPCTPARVFEFCWTLFICIKGAFPDISDDLVNSYHLLLVCCDLIYSNALLANRKDLLNPNFPGLPSNFNDENYTPPQTANCIVSLLCERHEAIAVEAKVIKEYYLKNHINKLFSERVLRGDQTNFSGILEALYFDGNSKAINRVYEQHVLSVGDFDERIFLADWRRVKLNGISSLEIVGGDIAYHAKLSKRIFMRGHDASNNIGSPTQMMNVGDLHEQFQMKKEQYSGIQHLAPPTPLTGRSYLRPKDITNVTPVSTATQSVIRLQAMLAGQTSPSENLLQILNSCSQDVKTLVETKVKELGELFCANYNKSTNANDTTSDFGKMRLYLGQTLFYRLLEMILNDEKRKKPNYDVTNLLTKEIFIQCLFACCLEIVIYSYKSNDKIFPWILNALSLDAYYFYKVIEIIVRAENQLSRDVVKHLNQIEEKILESLAWQSDSPLWGAIQSTPEGVPSCEEVSLPGMLETVDPNIPGQPVLRRIALDRGTHHDVQQSPISSASERFQSPVAASGVAKKRLFPDTRIGGQSVLRVTGQSVLPSKVLTIDGNSRILLLPEQITVPRSSSVQSTGTPMQTVAVNREPAKPKRTGSVALFFRKFYNLASVRMLDLCGSLEIMDIDLKKKIWTIFEYSIKERTELMKDRHLDQILMCAIYVICKLAKMEKNSFTEIMRCYRLQPQAESHIYRSVLIAKTPSGELQKNNEEIGQKDVSDKETNAAPPTPTNMAGTSQNFGEETRGDLIKFYNTVYVPQVKEVANKLGLARGSVMNLSLSPLPKGKPPASSPVRRVTSSIMTRTLDPKAISASPAPQLSYCFSRSPAKDLEAINKMMISVDPKRSVGKRLLTDETDVEMSDGGPSPIKKTTTFVARKLENIIGERRTQNQ
- the LOC126920863 gene encoding uncharacterized protein LOC126920863, which produces MFSIQYRIVSRKIHLYNKIQNMEISTVKQIFRHIFTDSTKYNIVKQAKFMNKIINKNKPKRNSIDDNINPYVHATPTSKLSIYTVRRMIVLNKVFMKYITDLMSTGEIVPEILNKNIEISHVKVTADFKLINVYWIDNNTENNDIQELLKKCASQLRHELSQLRVIGVVPPIQFVKCKGISTLREVEQKLKIMDFGEDYVSSPYSDAIQQTITASETSDVNQNVGNVENDNISITLPVMRHDVFGLDHFRIMSQIKSSLNKPKKFTIKQIENMPSSNSYSTSDIRNSSNFVTDMEQQNEFKQFLYQRRKEQKKRKYRVDNFIYDSEEQSDNDDLGNDYDDFTENNFDDN
- the LOC126920831 gene encoding retinoblastoma-like protein 1 isoform X1 — protein: MGQSDDVEDSTYSRHQDLCQKLNMDATAASEAWKSYETIRQNYTLEGDQLHWIGCALYVACRKSSIPTVGKTGTNVEGNCVSLTRLLQLCNLPLIQFFTKSKSWADMANMSQDFRSKIEKLEGNFAVSMVIFKKYQPIFTDIFKDPVDDISRPPRSRRHKAMPCTPARVFEFCWTLFICIKGAFPDISDDLVNSYHLLLVCCDLIYSNALLANRKDLLNPNFPGLPSNFNDENYTPPQTANCIVSLLCERHEAIAVEAKVIKEYYLKNHINKLFSERVLRGDQTNFSGILEALYFDGNSKAINRVYEQHVLSVGDFDERIFLADWRRVKLNGISSLEIVGGDIAYHAKLSKRIFMRGHDASNNIGSPTQMMNVGDLHEQFQMKKEQYSGQIQHLAPPTPLTGRSYLRPKDITNVTPVSTATQSVIRLQAMLAGQTSPSENLLQILNSCSQDVKTLVETKVKELGELFCANYNKSTNANDTTSDFGKMRLYLGQTLFYRLLEMILNDEKRKKPNYDVTNLLTKEIFIQCLFACCLEIVIYSYKSNDKIFPWILNALSLDAYYFYKVIEIIVRAENQLSRDVVKHLNQIEEKILESLAWQSDSPLWGAIQSTPEGVPSCEEVSLPGMLETVDPNIPGQPVLRRIALDRGTHHDVQQSPISSASERFQSPVAASGVAKKRLFPDTRIGGQSVLRVTGQSVLPSKVLTIDGNSRILLLPEQITVPRSSSVQSTGTPMQTVAVNREPAKPKRTGSVALFFRKFYNLASVRMLDLCGSLEIMDIDLKKKIWTIFEYSIKERTELMKDRHLDQILMCAIYVICKLAKMEKNSFTEIMRCYRLQPQAESHIYRSVLIAKTPSGELQKNNEEIGQKDVSDKETNAAPPTPTNMAGTSQNFGEETRGDLIKFYNTVYVPQVKEVANKLGLARGSVMNLSLSPLPKGKPPASSPVRRVTSSIMTRTLDPKAISASPAPQLSYCFSRSPAKDLEAINKMMISVDPKRSVGKRLLTDETDVEMSDGGPSPIKKTTTFVARKLENIIGERRTQNQ
- the LOC126920831 gene encoding retinoblastoma-like protein 1 isoform X3; translated protein: MGQSDDVEDSTYSRHQDLCQKLNMDATAASEAWKSYETIRQNYTLEGDQLHWIGCALYVACRKSSIPTVGKTGTNVEGNCVSLTRLLQLCNLPLIQFFTKSKSWADMANMSQDFRSKIEKLEGNFAVSMVIFKKYQPIFTDIFKDPVDDISRPPRSRRHKAMPCTPARVFEFCWTLFICIKGAFPDISDDLVNSYHLLLVCCDLIYSNALLANRKDLLNPNFPGLPSNFNDENYTPPQTANCIVSLLCERHEAIAVEAKVIKEYYLKNHINKLFSERVLRGDQTNFSGILEALYFDGNSKAINRVYEQHVLSVGDFDERIFLGHDASNNIGSPTQMMNVGDLHEQFQMKKEQYSGQIQHLAPPTPLTGRSYLRPKDITNVTPVSTATQSVIRLQAMLAGQTSPSENLLQILNSCSQDVKTLVETKVKELGELFCANYNKSTNANDTTSDFGKMRLYLGQTLFYRLLEMILNDEKRKKPNYDVTNLLTKEIFIQCLFACCLEIVIYSYKSNDKIFPWILNALSLDAYYFYKVIEIIVRAENQLSRDVVKHLNQIEEKILESLAWQSDSPLWGAIQSTPEGVPSCEEVSLPGMLETVDPNIPGQPVLRRIALDRGTHHDVQQSPISSASERFQSPVAASGVAKKRLFPDTRIGGQSVLRVTGQSVLPSKVLTIDGNSRILLLPEQITVPRSSSVQSTGTPMQTVAVNREPAKPKRTGSVALFFRKFYNLASVRMLDLCGSLEIMDIDLKKKIWTIFEYSIKERTELMKDRHLDQILMCAIYVICKLAKMEKNSFTEIMRCYRLQPQAESHIYRSVLIAKTPSGELQKNNEEIGQKDVSDKETNAAPPTPTNMAGTSQNFGEETRGDLIKFYNTVYVPQVKEVANKLGLARGSVMNLSLSPLPKGKPPASSPVRRVTSSIMTRTLDPKAISASPAPQLSYCFSRSPAKDLEAINKMMISVDPKRSVGKRLLTDETDVEMSDGGPSPIKKTTTFVARKLENIIGERRTQNQ
- the LOC126920831 gene encoding retinoblastoma-like protein 1 isoform X4, encoding MGQSDDVEDSTYSRHQDLCQKLNMDATAASEAWKSYETIRQNYTLEGDQLHWIGCALYVACRKSSIPTVGKTGTNVEGNCVSLTRLLQLCNLPLIQFFTKSKSWADMANMSQDFRSKIEKLEGNFAVSMVIFKKYQPIFTDIFKDPVDDISRPPRSRRHKAMPCTPARVFEFCWTLFICIKGAFPDISDDLVNSYHLLLVCCDLIYSNALLANRKDLLNPNFPGLPSNFNDENYTPPQTANCIVSLLCERHEAIAVEAKVIKEYYLKNHINKLFSERVLRGDQTNFSGILEALYFDGNSKAINRVYEQHVLSVGDFDERIFLGHDASNNIGSPTQMMNVGDLHEQFQMKKEQYSGIQHLAPPTPLTGRSYLRPKDITNVTPVSTATQSVIRLQAMLAGQTSPSENLLQILNSCSQDVKTLVETKVKELGELFCANYNKSTNANDTTSDFGKMRLYLGQTLFYRLLEMILNDEKRKKPNYDVTNLLTKEIFIQCLFACCLEIVIYSYKSNDKIFPWILNALSLDAYYFYKVIEIIVRAENQLSRDVVKHLNQIEEKILESLAWQSDSPLWGAIQSTPEGVPSCEEVSLPGMLETVDPNIPGQPVLRRIALDRGTHHDVQQSPISSASERFQSPVAASGVAKKRLFPDTRIGGQSVLRVTGQSVLPSKVLTIDGNSRILLLPEQITVPRSSSVQSTGTPMQTVAVNREPAKPKRTGSVALFFRKFYNLASVRMLDLCGSLEIMDIDLKKKIWTIFEYSIKERTELMKDRHLDQILMCAIYVICKLAKMEKNSFTEIMRCYRLQPQAESHIYRSVLIAKTPSGELQKNNEEIGQKDVSDKETNAAPPTPTNMAGTSQNFGEETRGDLIKFYNTVYVPQVKEVANKLGLARGSVMNLSLSPLPKGKPPASSPVRRVTSSIMTRTLDPKAISASPAPQLSYCFSRSPAKDLEAINKMMISVDPKRSVGKRLLTDETDVEMSDGGPSPIKKTTTFVARKLENIIGERRTQNQ